The proteins below come from a single Saccharopolyspora sp. SCSIO 74807 genomic window:
- a CDS encoding penicillin-binding transpeptidase domain-containing protein, protein MISSRIFYPRTSRAVTALAGLALAVPLAGCGAFDSGPSAHDVATSFLGSLSAGDAAAAAGRTDAPGQAQQTLERSWTNLHPQGVRTEVRNVSEGEGPNPASVKFYATWDLGGGRVFEYEGHMRLADTDQGYKVHWEPSVLHPKLGPGQALTLNEQPPQPEPVLDRDGKPLMTPEQIVNVNLDPQAAGDLPGVAAQLADGIKPVEPEISQQSILDGAAKTKPGQPYSVISLRQADYERVRPAIYDLPGVQFPAKQQLVTPERGYASQVLSGVSKQADEQVKAGTGWSVATANADGAPAQVLQEQAPKPVAQVSTTLSDQVQRAAEQAVQPVPQAAMVVAMRPSNGDVLAVAQNDPADAQGSLALTGQFPPGSTFKIATAAAGLETGKVTKDQPVDCPASKVFDGRTVPNDKNFALGMVPLHTAFAKSCNTTFAQLAVDMPAQTLTNTAQQLGVGVDFVMPGATTITGQAPPGQNITGRASNGFGQGQVLTSPFGMALASASVANGSMPTPKLIQGEQTKADSTPQPLSPQTVEQLRPMMREVVTDGTAKGVAGAGEVFGKTGTAQFGDGTHSHGWFVGYRGDMAFAVLLTDAGSSTPAVDVANNFLTNTP, encoded by the coding sequence GTGATTTCCTCCCGGATCTTCTACCCGCGGACCTCGCGAGCCGTGACCGCACTGGCCGGGCTGGCGCTGGCGGTGCCCCTCGCGGGCTGCGGCGCGTTCGACTCCGGCCCGTCCGCCCATGACGTCGCCACGTCGTTCCTCGGATCGCTCTCGGCCGGGGACGCCGCGGCCGCCGCGGGGCGCACCGACGCGCCGGGACAGGCGCAGCAGACGCTTGAACGCTCGTGGACCAACTTGCACCCGCAGGGCGTGCGGACCGAGGTGCGCAACGTGAGCGAAGGCGAGGGCCCGAACCCCGCCTCGGTCAAGTTCTACGCGACCTGGGACCTCGGCGGCGGCCGGGTTTTCGAGTACGAGGGCCACATGCGCCTCGCCGACACCGACCAGGGCTACAAGGTGCACTGGGAGCCGTCGGTGCTGCACCCCAAGCTCGGGCCGGGCCAGGCGCTGACGCTCAACGAGCAGCCGCCGCAGCCCGAGCCGGTGCTCGACCGCGACGGCAAGCCGTTGATGACCCCGGAGCAGATCGTCAACGTCAACCTGGACCCGCAGGCGGCCGGGGACCTGCCCGGCGTGGCCGCGCAGCTCGCGGACGGCATCAAGCCGGTGGAGCCGGAGATCTCCCAGCAGTCCATCTTGGACGGTGCCGCGAAGACCAAGCCCGGGCAGCCGTACTCGGTGATCTCGTTGCGGCAGGCCGACTACGAGCGGGTGCGCCCGGCGATCTACGACCTGCCCGGGGTGCAGTTCCCGGCCAAGCAGCAGCTGGTGACCCCGGAACGCGGCTACGCCTCGCAGGTGCTCTCCGGTGTGTCCAAGCAGGCCGACGAGCAGGTCAAGGCGGGCACCGGTTGGAGCGTGGCGACCGCGAACGCGGACGGCGCCCCCGCCCAGGTGCTCCAGGAGCAAGCGCCGAAACCGGTCGCGCAGGTGAGCACCACGCTCAGCGATCAGGTGCAGCGGGCCGCCGAGCAGGCGGTGCAGCCGGTGCCGCAGGCCGCGATGGTCGTGGCGATGCGGCCGTCCAACGGCGACGTGCTGGCGGTGGCGCAGAACGACCCGGCCGACGCGCAGGGTTCGCTCGCGCTGACCGGCCAGTTCCCGCCCGGCTCCACGTTCAAGATCGCCACCGCGGCGGCCGGGCTGGAAACCGGCAAGGTGACCAAGGACCAGCCGGTGGACTGCCCGGCGAGCAAGGTCTTCGACGGCCGCACGGTGCCGAACGACAAGAACTTCGCGCTCGGCATGGTGCCGCTGCACACCGCCTTCGCCAAGTCCTGCAACACCACGTTCGCGCAGCTGGCCGTGGACATGCCCGCGCAGACGCTGACGAACACGGCCCAGCAGCTCGGCGTCGGCGTGGACTTCGTGATGCCGGGTGCCACCACGATCACCGGACAGGCCCCGCCCGGGCAGAACATCACCGGCCGCGCGTCCAACGGTTTCGGGCAGGGGCAGGTGCTTACCAGCCCGTTCGGGATGGCGCTGGCCTCGGCCAGCGTGGCGAACGGTTCGATGCCCACGCCGAAGCTGATCCAGGGCGAGCAGACTAAGGCCGATTCGACTCCGCAGCCGCTGTCGCCGCAGACGGTGGAGCAGCTGCGGCCGATGATGCGCGAGGTCGTCACCGACGGGACGGCCAAGGGCGTCGCAGGTGCCGGTGAGGTGTTCGGCAAGACCGGCACGGCGCAGTTCGGCGACGGCACGCACTCGCACGGCTGGTTCGTCGGCTACCGCGGCGACATGGCCTTCGCGGTGCTGCTGACCGACGCGGGCTCCTCCACCCCCGCGGTGGACGTGGCGAACAACTTCCTGACCAACACCCCTTGA
- a CDS encoding type II toxin-antitoxin system prevent-host-death family antitoxin — translation MSTRFSAEEAQARLPELLDRAESGEEIVITRFGAPSAVLRRADSADGARRW, via the coding sequence ATGAGCACCCGATTCTCCGCGGAGGAAGCGCAGGCGCGGCTGCCCGAGCTGCTCGACCGGGCCGAGTCCGGCGAGGAGATCGTGATCACCCGGTTCGGTGCCCCGTCGGCGGTGCTGCGACGTGCCGATTCCGCGGACGGCGCCCGTCGGTGGTGA
- a CDS encoding FadR/GntR family transcriptional regulator — MPLVNTQRTGLVDQVIAQMRELVSSGEWPLGRRIPTEAELVTALGVGRNTVREAVRALAHAGLLEVRQGDGTFVRATNELSGAVRRLYGSELRQILEVRRALEVEAARLAATARTDEDLAELETLLAARDEAAAGRDREHFSAADTRFHLRMVAASHNPVLIGLYDGVSEAVQSSVATTHDPAQPPPVSHTALLDAVRAGEPERAAGEACGFLEELLAEIGAQPEQPASP, encoded by the coding sequence TTGCCTCTGGTCAACACCCAGCGAACCGGGTTGGTCGACCAGGTCATCGCGCAGATGCGCGAACTGGTCAGCTCCGGCGAGTGGCCGCTCGGCCGGCGCATCCCCACCGAGGCCGAACTGGTCACCGCGCTCGGCGTCGGCCGCAACACCGTCCGCGAGGCGGTGCGCGCGCTCGCGCACGCGGGACTGCTCGAGGTCCGGCAGGGCGACGGCACGTTCGTCCGGGCCACCAACGAGCTCTCCGGCGCGGTGCGCAGGCTGTACGGCTCGGAACTGCGCCAGATCCTGGAAGTGCGCCGCGCGCTGGAAGTGGAAGCCGCCCGGCTGGCCGCCACCGCCCGCACCGACGAGGACCTCGCGGAGCTGGAAACCCTGCTGGCCGCCCGCGACGAGGCCGCGGCAGGCCGGGACCGCGAACACTTCAGCGCCGCCGACACCCGGTTCCACCTGCGGATGGTGGCCGCCTCGCACAACCCGGTGCTGATCGGGCTCTACGACGGGGTCAGCGAGGCGGTGCAGTCCAGCGTGGCGACCACGCACGACCCGGCGCAGCCGCCGCCCGTGTCGCACACCGCGCTGCTCGACGCGGTGCGCGCGGGCGAACCGGAGCGGGCCGCGGGCGAGGCTTGCGGGTTCCTGGAAGAACTGCTGGCGGAGATCGGCGCTCAGCCGGAGCAGCCGGCGTCCCCGTAG
- a CDS encoding mycothione reductase, with protein sequence MPHFDLVIIGSGSGNSIADERFADWNVAFVEKGIGSASSYGGTCLNVGCIPTKMLVHTADVAAAPGAGSRLGVDLELRDVRWRDIRDRIFGRIDAISDGGRRYRAAGSDNVTLFEGEARFTGIKQLTVETADGPETLTADRFVVAAGGRPTTPDIPGIDDTGFHTSDSVMRLDALPPRMIILGTGFVGAEFAHVFSALGVEVTVIGRSGRLLRAEDVDVSERFTELAAERWDVRLNRKALAAERDGDVVRLHLEGPDGAETVEAEQLLVAVGREPNSDLIDAETGGLRLRADRKIEVDSRQRTSVDGVWALGDISSDHELKHVANHEMRVVQHNLLHPDEQIESDHAHVPHAVFSAPQIAAVGLTEQDAQAHGVEYVSKVQEYGAIAYGWAMEDTTGFAKLLADPASGRILGAHIIGPQAPTLLQPLVQAMEFGLDARRMARGQYWIHPAMPELLENALLGLPLAE encoded by the coding sequence ATGCCCCACTTCGACCTGGTCATCATCGGCAGCGGCTCCGGCAACTCGATCGCCGACGAGCGGTTCGCCGACTGGAACGTCGCGTTCGTGGAGAAGGGCATCGGCAGCGCCTCCTCCTACGGCGGGACCTGCCTGAACGTGGGCTGCATCCCGACGAAGATGCTGGTGCACACCGCCGACGTCGCCGCGGCACCCGGCGCCGGGAGCAGGCTCGGGGTCGACCTCGAACTGCGGGACGTGCGCTGGCGCGACATCCGGGACCGGATCTTCGGCCGGATCGACGCGATCTCCGACGGCGGCAGGCGCTACCGCGCAGCGGGCAGCGACAACGTGACGCTGTTCGAGGGCGAGGCGCGGTTCACCGGTATCAAGCAACTCACCGTCGAGACCGCGGACGGGCCCGAGACGCTGACCGCCGACCGGTTCGTGGTCGCCGCGGGCGGGCGGCCGACGACTCCGGACATCCCCGGCATCGACGACACCGGTTTCCACACCAGCGACAGCGTGATGCGGCTGGACGCGCTGCCGCCCCGGATGATCATCCTCGGCACCGGGTTCGTCGGCGCCGAGTTCGCGCACGTGTTCTCCGCGCTGGGCGTCGAGGTCACCGTGATCGGGCGATCCGGGCGGCTGCTGCGCGCCGAGGACGTCGACGTCTCGGAGCGGTTCACCGAGCTGGCCGCCGAACGCTGGGACGTGCGGCTGAACCGCAAGGCGCTCGCGGCCGAACGAGACGGCGACGTCGTGCGGCTGCACCTGGAAGGCCCGGACGGCGCGGAAACCGTCGAGGCCGAGCAGTTGCTGGTAGCCGTCGGCCGCGAACCCAACAGCGACCTGATCGATGCCGAGACCGGCGGGCTGCGGCTGCGCGCCGACCGCAAGATCGAGGTCGACTCCCGGCAGCGGACCTCCGTGGACGGGGTGTGGGCGCTGGGCGACATCAGCTCCGATCACGAGCTCAAGCACGTCGCCAACCACGAGATGCGGGTCGTGCAGCACAACCTGCTGCACCCGGACGAGCAGATCGAGTCCGACCACGCGCACGTGCCGCACGCGGTGTTCTCCGCGCCGCAGATCGCCGCGGTCGGGCTCACCGAGCAGGACGCCCAGGCGCACGGCGTCGAGTACGTCAGCAAGGTCCAGGAGTACGGCGCGATCGCCTACGGCTGGGCGATGGAGGACACCACCGGTTTCGCCAAGCTGCTCGCCGACCCGGCGAGCGGCCGGATCCTCGGCGCGCACATCATCGGGCCGCAGGCCCCGACGCTGCTGCAACCGCTGGTGCAGGCGATGGAGTTCGGCCTGGACGCCCGCCGGATGGCGCGCGGCCAGTACTGGATCCACCCGGCGATGCCGGAACTGCTGGAGAACGCGCTGCTCGGCCTGCCGCTCGCGGAATGA
- a CDS encoding GNAT family N-acetyltransferase, with the protein MLKLVGARLLEDRDAASVHTALARDPVAACMVASRVEAAGLRPSRLGGEVWGYGSGLDGLCFSGVNLIPLAGGPEAMRAFADRVLRRRRVCSSLVGPSEQVLALWDELAGQWGPAREVREQQPLMVLSGPPLVRPDPLVRQVRPEELDRYLPAAVAMFTEEVGVDPSRDGGAAGYRARVAELIAAGRAFARFDGGEVVFKAEIGAMSRSVGQIQGVWVHPDRRSSGLGTAGTAAIADRLVRGLGRTASLYVNGFNVSARVAYGKVGFHQLGTFSTVLF; encoded by the coding sequence GTGCTCAAGCTCGTCGGTGCCCGCCTGTTGGAGGACCGGGACGCGGCCAGTGTCCACACGGCGCTGGCGCGGGACCCGGTCGCGGCCTGCATGGTCGCTTCCCGCGTGGAAGCCGCCGGGCTGCGGCCGAGCCGGTTGGGCGGTGAGGTCTGGGGCTACGGCAGCGGGCTGGACGGGCTGTGCTTCTCCGGGGTCAACCTCATCCCGCTGGCTGGCGGCCCGGAGGCGATGCGCGCGTTCGCCGATCGGGTGCTGCGGCGCCGCCGGGTGTGCTCGTCGCTGGTCGGCCCGTCCGAGCAGGTGCTGGCGCTGTGGGACGAGCTCGCCGGGCAGTGGGGCCCCGCGCGCGAGGTGCGTGAGCAGCAGCCGCTGATGGTGCTGTCCGGCCCGCCGCTGGTGCGACCGGATCCGCTGGTCCGGCAGGTGCGCCCGGAGGAGCTGGACCGGTACCTGCCCGCGGCGGTGGCGATGTTCACCGAGGAGGTCGGCGTCGACCCCTCCCGCGACGGCGGCGCCGCGGGCTACCGGGCGCGCGTTGCGGAGCTGATCGCCGCCGGTCGCGCGTTCGCCCGGTTCGACGGCGGTGAGGTCGTGTTCAAGGCCGAGATCGGGGCGATGTCCCGCTCGGTCGGGCAGATCCAGGGCGTGTGGGTGCATCCGGACCGGCGCAGCTCGGGGCTCGGCACCGCGGGAACGGCGGCCATCGCGGACCGCCTCGTGCGCGGTCTGGGGCGCACCGCGAGCCTGTACGTGAACGGCTTCAACGTCTCCGCGAGGGTGGCCTACGGCAAGGTGGGCTTCCACCAACTGGGCACGTTCAGCACGGTGCTGTTCTGA
- a CDS encoding cobyric acid synthase → MSGLLVAGTTSDAGKSVVVAGICRWLARAGARVAPFKAQNMSNNSVVCPDGGEIGRAQAVQSAACGLEPSVRYNPVLLKPGGDRSSQVVVLGRADGSVTALSYRQRKAALLETVAATLEQLRGEYDHVICEGAGSPAEINLRATDIANMGLARAAELPVLVVGDIDRGGVFASLYGTLALLDAADQALVSGFVINKFRGDPALLEPGLEQVRALTGRPVQGVLPWAEELWLDAEDSLSYVADGVVGRPQPPRGDQWLRVAVPKLPRISNATDIEALAAEPGVAVRFVTEPSRLTDADLVVLPGSKATVEDLAWLHRTGLADAVLAHARAGLPVFGICGGFQMLSGRIVDEVESGGGVVDGLGLLDLEIEFAPEKTLRRPAGTAFGEPVSGYEIHHGLPVRRGDALEPLLTSDEGVPEGALAGSVGGTHWHGLFENDAFRRRFLAFAAERSGRDGFAVAAGTSFAALREAQLDLLGDLVERHLDTGALRKLLDGGAPAGMPVIGPNAVPGGSPRA, encoded by the coding sequence GTGAGCGGGCTGCTGGTCGCCGGGACCACCTCGGACGCGGGCAAGAGCGTCGTGGTCGCCGGGATCTGCCGGTGGCTGGCCCGCGCCGGGGCCCGGGTGGCGCCGTTCAAGGCGCAGAACATGTCGAACAACTCGGTGGTGTGCCCGGACGGCGGCGAGATCGGCCGGGCGCAGGCCGTGCAGTCCGCGGCCTGCGGGCTGGAGCCGTCGGTGCGCTACAACCCGGTGCTGCTCAAGCCGGGCGGCGACCGGAGTTCGCAGGTCGTGGTGCTGGGCCGGGCGGACGGTTCGGTGACCGCGCTGTCCTACCGGCAGCGCAAGGCCGCGCTGCTGGAAACCGTGGCGGCGACGCTGGAGCAGCTGCGCGGCGAGTACGACCACGTCATCTGCGAAGGCGCCGGCTCGCCCGCGGAGATCAACCTGCGGGCCACCGACATCGCGAACATGGGCTTGGCCCGGGCCGCGGAACTACCGGTGCTGGTGGTCGGCGACATCGACCGCGGCGGGGTGTTCGCCTCGCTCTACGGCACCTTGGCGCTGCTGGACGCCGCCGATCAAGCGCTGGTCAGCGGGTTCGTGATCAACAAGTTCCGGGGCGATCCGGCGCTGCTGGAACCCGGTCTGGAACAGGTGCGGGCGCTGACCGGCCGTCCGGTGCAGGGCGTGCTGCCGTGGGCCGAGGAGTTGTGGCTGGACGCGGAGGATTCGCTGTCCTACGTGGCCGACGGTGTCGTCGGCAGGCCGCAGCCGCCGCGCGGTGACCAGTGGCTGCGGGTCGCGGTGCCGAAGCTGCCGCGCATCTCCAACGCCACCGACATCGAGGCGCTGGCCGCGGAGCCGGGGGTGGCCGTCCGGTTCGTCACCGAGCCTTCGCGGCTCACCGACGCGGATCTGGTCGTGCTGCCCGGGTCGAAGGCGACCGTCGAGGACCTGGCTTGGCTGCACCGCACCGGCCTGGCCGACGCGGTGCTCGCGCACGCGCGGGCGGGACTGCCGGTCTTCGGCATCTGCGGCGGTTTCCAGATGCTGTCGGGGCGCATCGTCGACGAGGTCGAATCCGGTGGGGGAGTAGTCGACGGCCTCGGCCTGCTGGACCTGGAGATCGAGTTCGCGCCGGAGAAGACGCTGCGGCGGCCCGCGGGCACCGCGTTCGGCGAACCCGTTTCCGGCTACGAGATCCACCACGGCCTGCCGGTGCGCAGGGGCGACGCGCTGGAACCGCTGTTGACCTCGGACGAAGGTGTTCCGGAGGGCGCGTTGGCCGGGTCGGTCGGCGGCACGCACTGGCACGGGCTGTTCGAGAACGACGCGTTCCGCCGCCGGTTCCTCGCGTTCGCGGCCGAGCGGTCCGGCCGGGACGGGTTCGCCGTCGCCGCGGGCACCTCGTTCGCCGCGCTGCGCGAAGCCCAGCTCGACCTGCTCGGCGATCTGGTCGAGCGGCACCTGGACACCGGTGCGCTGCGCAAGCTGCTCGACGGCGGTGCGCCCGCCGGGATGCCGGTGATCGGACCGAATGCGGTGCCGGGAGGATCTCCACGGGCGTAG
- a CDS encoding metallophosphoesterase, whose amino-acid sequence MRLLLIADTHLPKRAKALPDEVWSQVDAADVVFHAGDWVEPYLLDELAERSARLIGVHGNNDGDELRRRLPEVARAELGGLRFAMVHETGAAQGRERRCDKAYPDVDVLVFGHSHIPWDSVTPAGMRLLNPGSPTDRRRQPHCTYLTADLTAGGLGEVQLHRLPGRG is encoded by the coding sequence TTGCGCCTGCTGCTGATCGCGGACACGCACCTGCCCAAACGGGCCAAGGCGCTGCCGGACGAGGTGTGGTCGCAGGTCGATGCGGCCGACGTGGTCTTCCACGCCGGTGACTGGGTCGAGCCCTACCTGCTCGACGAGCTGGCCGAGCGCAGCGCGCGGCTGATCGGCGTCCACGGCAACAACGACGGCGACGAGTTGCGGCGCCGGTTGCCGGAGGTGGCACGCGCGGAACTCGGTGGGCTGCGGTTCGCGATGGTGCACGAGACCGGCGCAGCGCAAGGCAGGGAGCGGCGTTGCGACAAGGCGTACCCGGACGTCGACGTGCTGGTGTTCGGGCACAGCCACATCCCGTGGGACAGCGTGACGCCGGCCGGGATGCGGCTGCTCAACCCCGGTTCGCCGACGGATCGGCGGCGGCAACCGCATTGCACCTACCTGACCGCCGACCTCACCGCCGGCGGCCTCGGCGAGGTGCAGCTGCACCGGCTGCCCGGGCGCGGGTGA
- the map gene encoding type I methionyl aminopeptidase yields the protein MPVRAPLQPGVQTPRRPVPASIQRPEYVDKPAPQRNTDPDVQPPEVIAAMRESCKLAAQALEEAGKAVQPGATTDQVDEAVHRFFVDHGAYPSTLGYRGFPKSCCTSLNEVICHGIPDSTVIEDGDIVNVDVTGYIGGVHGDTNATFLAGDVSEEAKLLVERTHEATMRGIRAAKPGRQLNVIGRVIESYAKRFGYGVVRDFTGHGIGRAFHSGLVVLHYDEPSVQTVLEPGMTFTIEPMITLGTHEYDMWDDEWTVTTRDKSWTAQFEHTILITEDGNEILTLP from the coding sequence ATGCCGGTACGAGCCCCGTTGCAGCCAGGAGTGCAGACCCCCCGTCGGCCGGTGCCGGCGTCGATCCAGCGCCCCGAGTACGTCGACAAACCCGCTCCGCAGCGCAACACCGACCCGGACGTGCAGCCGCCCGAGGTCATCGCCGCGATGCGGGAGTCCTGCAAGCTCGCCGCGCAGGCGCTCGAAGAGGCGGGCAAGGCCGTGCAGCCGGGCGCGACCACCGACCAGGTGGACGAGGCGGTGCACCGGTTCTTCGTCGACCACGGCGCCTACCCGTCCACGCTGGGCTACCGCGGTTTCCCGAAGTCCTGCTGCACCTCGCTGAACGAGGTGATCTGCCACGGCATCCCGGACTCGACGGTGATCGAGGACGGCGACATCGTGAACGTCGACGTCACCGGCTACATCGGCGGCGTGCACGGCGACACCAACGCCACCTTCCTGGCAGGCGACGTCTCCGAGGAGGCGAAGCTGCTGGTCGAGCGCACCCACGAGGCCACGATGCGCGGCATCCGCGCGGCCAAGCCGGGGCGCCAGCTCAACGTCATCGGCCGGGTCATCGAGTCCTACGCGAAGCGCTTCGGCTACGGCGTGGTGCGCGACTTCACCGGGCACGGCATCGGGCGCGCGTTCCACAGCGGCCTGGTGGTGCTGCACTACGACGAGCCGTCGGTGCAGACCGTGCTGGAACCGGGCATGACGTTCACCATCGAGCCGATGATCACCCTCGGCACCCACGAGTACGACATGTGGGACGACGAGTGGACGGTGACCACCCGGGACAAGAGCTGGACCGCCCAGTTCGAGCACACCATCCTGATCACCGAGGACGGCAACGAGATCCTCACCCTGCCGTGA
- a CDS encoding MFS transporter, which yields MSAESHTQHAHDRGNRDVAAQDASTTDGSGPLSRAEALPNEGAAENVVNTRHRALAGGALLLAGVALASANMRPAVTSLSSILGEVRDSVGASSTWASVVTAVPTLCFGVAALAAPVLSRRWGMNPVVGGSLALLTVSLVVRVLGGSWVLLGGTVLACVAIAMCNVLIPVVVKESFPNRVGAATGLYTTALAAGSAAGSAVTPWLDSLVGSWRLALATWMVLALAALLVWVPGSRRTGRTVAAAEPGTGMRSMLRSPLAWLVTGYFGLQSTTAYIVMGWLPEVFKGAGMDATTVGVLMGVLLLVGVPINMVLPPLVTRTRGQSWWAVLMGVPPLAGVLGLLLAPLAAPLLWALLIGVSVSAISLALALISLRTTNTADTGQLSAMSQSIGYVVASVGPFLFGVLHEITGSWSASLTAVLGFITAQTVIGFLAGRPRTI from the coding sequence ATGTCTGCCGAGTCGCACACCCAGCACGCCCACGATCGCGGGAACCGCGACGTGGCGGCCCAGGATGCCAGCACCACCGACGGTTCCGGACCGCTGTCCCGGGCCGAAGCGCTGCCGAACGAGGGCGCCGCGGAGAACGTGGTCAACACCCGGCACCGCGCGTTGGCAGGAGGCGCGCTGCTGCTGGCGGGAGTGGCGCTGGCCTCGGCGAACATGCGTCCCGCCGTGACCAGCCTCAGCTCGATCCTCGGCGAAGTGCGCGACTCGGTCGGCGCGAGCAGCACGTGGGCCAGCGTCGTGACCGCGGTGCCCACGCTGTGCTTCGGTGTCGCGGCGCTGGCCGCACCGGTGCTGTCCCGGCGTTGGGGCATGAACCCCGTCGTCGGCGGTTCGCTGGCGTTGCTGACGGTCTCGCTGGTGGTCCGCGTGCTCGGCGGATCGTGGGTGCTGCTGGGCGGGACCGTGCTGGCCTGCGTGGCGATCGCGATGTGCAACGTGCTGATCCCGGTGGTGGTCAAGGAGTCCTTCCCGAACCGGGTCGGCGCCGCGACCGGGCTGTACACGACGGCGCTGGCCGCAGGCAGTGCCGCCGGATCGGCGGTCACGCCCTGGCTGGACTCGCTCGTCGGCAGCTGGCGGCTAGCGCTGGCGACCTGGATGGTGCTGGCGCTGGCGGCGCTGCTCGTGTGGGTGCCCGGCAGTCGCCGCACCGGCAGGACGGTGGCCGCGGCCGAGCCCGGGACCGGCATGCGTTCGATGCTGCGCAGCCCGCTCGCCTGGCTGGTCACCGGCTATTTCGGCCTGCAGTCGACCACCGCGTACATCGTGATGGGCTGGCTGCCCGAGGTGTTCAAGGGCGCCGGGATGGACGCGACCACGGTCGGCGTGCTGATGGGGGTGCTGCTGCTGGTCGGCGTGCCGATCAACATGGTGCTGCCGCCGCTCGTGACCCGGACCCGCGGGCAGTCCTGGTGGGCGGTGCTGATGGGGGTGCCGCCGCTGGCCGGTGTGCTCGGGTTGCTGCTCGCACCGCTGGCGGCGCCGCTGCTGTGGGCGCTGCTGATCGGCGTGAGCGTGAGCGCGATCTCGCTCGCACTGGCGCTGATCTCGCTGCGCACCACCAACACCGCCGACACCGGCCAGTTGTCGGCCATGTCGCAGAGCATCGGCTACGTCGTCGCCTCGGTGGGCCCGTTCCTGTTCGGCGTGCTGCACGAGATCACCGGCAGCTGGTCGGCCTCGCTGACCGCCGTGCTCGGCTTCATCACCGCGCAGACCGTGATCGGATTCCTGGCCGGGCGGCCCCGAACGATCTGA